From one Amia ocellicauda isolate fAmiCal2 chromosome 17, fAmiCal2.hap1, whole genome shotgun sequence genomic stretch:
- the LOC136712656 gene encoding heat shock protein beta-1: MSERSRPCPRPLFQRDLSWDPFRDRVQPSRIFDQDFGLPPFLTEGDLHWIDWTRRRLCSSWPGYLRSPLFAPSSLHTQAGLGLQRQLTGGVSEIRTGPDSWKITLDVNHFSPDEISIKTKEGYLEIEGKHEERQDEHGFVSRCFTRKYKLPSEVEAQNISSSLSPDGILSVEAPLPKTASGGPVEIVIPVQVENKTETLKEEEEEEEGKHTQQTGETEEQPGAAEGQEDRDPAPQVPSDEPADKTTGEEGTEVEELPDTSEQQAAPTAAEEETPGQAEQCATADPVEETGSPQGSSEKPAAETVPVQGASEEPVLETELPQDTSEELVKEGPAAPEEPPSESQDTEEEVPEKQDSEQPEEAK; encoded by the exons ATGTCAGAACGCAGTAGGCCTTGTCCCCGACCGCTTTTCCAACGAGACCTGAGCTGGGACCCCTTCCGAGACAGGGTGCAGCCCAGCCGTATTTTTGACCAGGATTTTGGCTTGCCCCCTTTCTTGACGGAGGGAGATCTGCACTGGATTGACTGGACGAGGAGACGGCTCTGTTCTTCCTGGCCAGGCTACTTGCGCTCTCCCCTGTTTGCTCCCTCTTCCCTGCACACACAGGCCGGCCTAGGTCTTCAGAGGCAGCTGACTGGGGGGGTGTCAGAGATTAGAACTGGACCTGACAGCTGGAAAATCACGCTGGACGTCAACCATTTCTCCCCAGACGAAATCTCCATCAAAACAAAGGAGGGCTACCTGGAGATAGAAG GAAAACATGAAGAAAGGCAAGATGAACATGGATTTGTATCCAGATGTTTTACAAGGAAGTATAA GCTTCCTTCTGAGGTTGAAGCTCAGAATATCAGCTCATCTCTGTCCCCTGATGGGATCCTGTCTGTGGAAGCCCCACTCCCAAAGACTGCTTCCGGAGGCCCAGTTGAGATTGTCATCCCTGTTCAG GTGGAGAACAAGACAGAGACTTtgaaagaggaggaagaggaggaggagggaaagcACACACAGCAAACTGGAGAGACTGAAGAGCAGCCAGGAGCTGCTGAGGGACAGGAGGACAGGGACCCAGCACCACAAGTCCCTAGCGACGAACCAGCCGACAAAACCACAGGGGAAGAAGGAACTGAGGTAGAAGAACTGCCTGACACCTCAGAGCAACAAGCTGCACCCACTGCCGCTGAGGAGGAGACCCCGGGGCAAGCAGAACAATGTGCAACTGCAGACCCAGTGGAGGAAACCGGTTCTCCACAGGGTTCCAGTGAGAAACCAGCAGCAGAAACTGTACCTGTCCAAGGTGCCAGTGAAGAACCAGTGCTGGAAACTGAACTCCCACAAGACACCAGTGAAGAACTGGTGAAGGAGGGTCCAGCAGCCCCTGAGGAGCCTCCATCAGAGTCCCAGGACACCGAGGAAGAGGTCCCAGAGAAACAGGACTCGGAACAACCCGAGGAAGCTAAGTAA